One Citrobacter amalonaticus genomic window carries:
- a CDS encoding mannose/fructose/sorbose PTS transporter subunit IIB, with amino-acid sequence MNITLARIDDRLIHGQVTTVWSKVANAQRIIICNDDVYNDEVRRTLLRQAAPPGMKVNVVNIEKAVAVYHNPQYQDETVFYLFTRPQDALAMVKQGVKIATLNIGGMAWRPGKKQLTKAVSLDDDDINAFRELDKFGVTLDLRVVASDPSINILEKIKEQSFAE; translated from the coding sequence ATGAATATTACCCTTGCCCGTATCGATGACCGCTTGATCCACGGTCAGGTCACCACCGTCTGGTCGAAGGTGGCGAATGCCCAGCGGATTATTATCTGTAATGACGACGTTTATAACGATGAAGTGCGCCGGACATTATTACGCCAGGCCGCCCCGCCGGGGATGAAGGTCAACGTGGTGAATATCGAAAAAGCCGTCGCGGTTTATCATAACCCGCAATATCAGGACGAGACTGTATTTTATTTATTTACCCGCCCCCAGGATGCGCTGGCGATGGTCAAACAGGGGGTGAAAATTGCCACCTTAAATATTGGCGGCATGGCCTGGCGACCGGGTAAAAAACAATTAACCAAAGCCGTATCCTTAGATGACGATGATATTAATGCGTTTCGCGAACTGGATAAATTTGGCGTCACCCTGGATTTACGCGTGGTCGCCTCCGATCCCTCCATTAATATTCTCGAAAAAATAAAAGAACAGTCGTTCGCGGAATAA
- a CDS encoding PTS mannose/fructose/sorbose transporter subunit IIC: MEISTLQIIAIFIFSCIAGMGSVLDEFQTHRPLIACTVIGLILGDLKTGVMLGGTLELIALGWMNVGAAQSPDSALASIISAILVIVGQQSIATGIAIALPVAAAGQVLTVFARTITVVFQHAADKAAEDARFRTIDILHVSALGVQALRVAIPALIVSLFVSADMVSNMLNAIPEFVTRGLQIAGGFIVVVGYAMVLRMMGVKYLMPFFFLGFIAGGYLDLSLLAFGGVGAIIALVYIQLNPQWRKAEPQAQTASSTALDQLDD, translated from the coding sequence ATGGAAATCAGTACCCTACAAATTATCGCCATATTTATATTTTCCTGTATTGCCGGAATGGGCAGCGTGCTGGATGAATTTCAGACCCACCGCCCGCTTATTGCCTGTACGGTTATCGGCCTGATCCTCGGTGATTTAAAAACCGGGGTGATGCTCGGCGGAACGCTGGAGCTGATCGCACTTGGATGGATGAACGTCGGTGCCGCGCAGTCCCCGGACTCCGCGCTCGCCAGTATTATCTCCGCCATTCTGGTGATTGTCGGCCAGCAGAGCATCGCGACCGGTATCGCTATCGCGCTGCCGGTGGCAGCGGCAGGCCAGGTCCTGACCGTCTTCGCCCGGACGATCACAGTGGTGTTCCAGCATGCGGCGGATAAAGCCGCAGAAGACGCGCGTTTTCGCACCATCGACATCCTCCACGTCTCTGCGCTGGGCGTGCAGGCGCTACGTGTCGCCATCCCGGCGTTAATTGTCTCGCTGTTTGTCAGTGCCGATATGGTCAGCAATATGCTGAATGCCATCCCGGAATTCGTCACTCGCGGCCTGCAGATTGCCGGTGGTTTTATCGTGGTGGTCGGTTACGCCATGGTGCTGCGCATGATGGGCGTGAAGTACCTGATGCCTTTCTTCTTCCTCGGTTTTATCGCCGGTGGTTACCTCGATCTGAGCCTGCTGGCTTTCGGCGGCGTCGGCGCGATTATTGCGCTGGTCTATATCCAGTTGAACCCGCAGTGGCGTAAAGCCGAACCGCAGGCACAGACCGCCTCCTCCACCGCCCTTGACCAGCTTGATGACTAA
- a CDS encoding PTS system mannose/fructose/sorbose family transporter subunit IID yields MEQKKLTKSDLFSMFVRSNLQQASFNFERIHGLGFCYDMIPAIKRLYPLKEDQVAALKRHLVFFNTTPAVCGPVIGVTAAMEEARANGAEIDDGAINGIKVGLMGPLAGVGDPLVWGTLRPITAALGASLALSGNVLGPLLFFFIFNAVRLAMKWYGLQIGFNKGVNIVSDMGGNLLQKLTEGASILGLFVMGVLVTKWTSINVPLVVSQTPGADGGTVTMTVQNILDQLCPGLLALGLTMLMVRLLNKKINPVWLIFALFGLGIIGNALGFLS; encoded by the coding sequence ATGGAACAGAAAAAACTGACCAAATCTGACCTGTTTAGCATGTTTGTTCGCTCCAACCTGCAGCAGGCGTCTTTCAACTTTGAACGTATTCATGGGCTGGGTTTTTGCTACGACATGATCCCCGCCATCAAGCGCCTGTACCCGCTGAAAGAAGATCAGGTGGCGGCACTCAAGCGCCATCTGGTGTTCTTCAACACTACGCCCGCGGTGTGCGGCCCGGTGATTGGCGTGACCGCCGCGATGGAAGAGGCGCGAGCGAACGGGGCGGAAATCGATGATGGCGCGATCAATGGCATCAAAGTCGGCCTGATGGGGCCGCTGGCGGGCGTTGGCGACCCGCTGGTCTGGGGCACGTTGCGACCGATCACCGCCGCGCTCGGCGCGTCGCTGGCGCTGTCCGGCAACGTGCTCGGCCCACTACTGTTCTTCTTTATTTTCAACGCGGTCCGCCTGGCGATGAAATGGTATGGCCTGCAAATTGGCTTCAACAAAGGGGTCAACATCGTCAGTGATATGGGCGGCAACCTGTTGCAAAAACTGACCGAAGGCGCATCGATTCTCGGCCTGTTTGTGATGGGGGTACTGGTGACCAAGTGGACCAGCATCAACGTGCCACTGGTGGTATCGCAAACCCCCGGCGCGGACGGCGGCACTGTCACCATGACGGTGCAGAACATCCTCGACCAGCTCTGCCCCGGCCTGCTGGCGCTGGGCCTGACAATGCTGATGGTTCGTCTGCTCAACAAGAAAATTAACCCGGTATGGCTGATCTTCGCCCTGTTTGGTCTGGGGATTATCGGTAACGCACTGGGCTTCCTGTCCTGA
- a CDS encoding SDR family oxidoreductase produces MQTWLNLQDKVIIVTGGASGIGLAIVEELLAQGANVQMADIHGGEAKHEGNNGYHFWPTDISSAKEVNHTVDEIIQRFGRIDGLVNNAGVNFPRLLVDEKAPAGKYELNEAAFEKMVNINQKGVFLMSQAVARQMVKQRNGVIVNVSSESGLEGSEGQSCYAATKAALNSFTRSWSKELGKHGIRVVGIAPGILEKTGLRTPEYEEALAWTRNITVDQLREGYSKNAIPIGRSGRLTEVADFVCYLLSERASYITGVTTNIAGGKTRG; encoded by the coding sequence ATGCAAACGTGGTTAAATCTACAGGACAAAGTTATTATTGTAACCGGCGGCGCATCCGGAATTGGCTTAGCCATTGTCGAAGAGTTATTAGCACAAGGCGCAAATGTCCAGATGGCGGATATTCATGGCGGCGAAGCAAAACATGAAGGTAATAACGGCTACCACTTCTGGCCGACAGATATTTCCAGCGCCAAAGAGGTTAATCACACTGTGGATGAAATTATCCAGCGCTTTGGCCGCATTGACGGTCTGGTCAATAACGCCGGTGTTAACTTTCCCCGCCTGTTGGTCGATGAAAAAGCGCCAGCAGGAAAGTATGAATTAAACGAAGCCGCGTTTGAAAAAATGGTCAATATCAACCAGAAAGGCGTGTTTTTAATGTCACAGGCAGTGGCGCGTCAGATGGTGAAACAGCGTAACGGCGTGATCGTCAACGTCTCTTCTGAAAGCGGGCTGGAAGGGTCTGAAGGCCAGAGCTGCTATGCCGCCACGAAGGCGGCGCTGAATAGCTTCACCCGCTCCTGGTCAAAAGAGCTGGGCAAACACGGCATTCGCGTGGTCGGGATTGCTCCCGGGATTCTGGAAAAAACGGGACTGCGCACGCCGGAATATGAAGAGGCGCTGGCCTGGACCCGCAATATCACCGTTGATCAGCTACGCGAAGGCTATAGCAAGAACGCCATTCCGATTGGTCGCTCGGGACGTTTGACTGAAGTGGCTGATTTCGTTTGTTATCTTCTGTCTGAACGTGCCAGCTACATTACCGGAGTAACCACTAACATTGCGGGCGGAAAAACGCGCGGCTAA
- a CDS encoding shikimate 5-dehydrogenase encodes MINRDTQLCMSLAGRPGNFGTRFHNYLYEKLGLNFIYKAFTTQDIEAAVKGVRALGIRGCAVSMPFKESCMPFLDAVDPSAKVIDSVNTIVNDGGKLTGYNTDYIAVKSLIASHQLDNAARVMIRGSGGMGKAVIAAFRDAGFRDVIVAARNRDSGPALAKQYGFQWQPLPEGIACDILVNVTPVGMAGGKERDELAYSEAMVASASVVFDVVALPPETPVIKLAQKLGKKTISGAEVIALQAVEQFAMYTGVRPDDALISEAAEFARAG; translated from the coding sequence ATGATTAACCGCGACACCCAACTGTGCATGTCGCTTGCCGGTCGGCCCGGCAACTTTGGCACCCGATTTCATAACTATCTGTATGAAAAGCTGGGTTTAAATTTCATCTACAAGGCGTTCACCACCCAGGACATTGAAGCGGCGGTGAAAGGGGTTCGCGCGTTAGGCATTCGTGGCTGCGCGGTCTCGATGCCGTTTAAAGAGAGTTGTATGCCGTTTCTCGACGCTGTCGATCCGTCGGCGAAAGTCATTGATTCCGTCAATACCATCGTCAATGACGGCGGCAAACTGACGGGCTACAACACCGACTACATTGCGGTAAAAAGCCTGATTGCCAGCCACCAGCTCGACAACGCTGCGCGGGTGATGATTCGCGGCAGCGGCGGGATGGGCAAAGCGGTGATTGCCGCTTTCCGCGACGCCGGTTTTCGCGATGTGATCGTCGCCGCTCGTAACCGGGACAGCGGCCCGGCGCTGGCGAAACAGTATGGCTTTCAGTGGCAGCCGCTGCCGGAAGGCATTGCCTGCGACATTCTGGTCAATGTCACGCCCGTCGGCATGGCCGGTGGTAAAGAGCGCGATGAGCTGGCGTACAGCGAAGCCATGGTCGCCAGCGCCAGCGTGGTGTTCGATGTTGTCGCCCTGCCGCCGGAAACCCCGGTGATCAAACTGGCGCAGAAGCTGGGTAAAAAGACCATCAGCGGCGCAGAAGTGATTGCGTTGCAGGCCGTCGAGCAGTTCGCGATGTACACCGGCGTACGCCCGGATGACGCGCTGATTAGTGAAGCCGCTGAATTTGCCCGGGCGGGGTAA
- the pepE gene encoding dipeptidase PepE produces the protein MELLLLSNSTLPGKGWMEHALPLIAEQLNGRRSAVFIPFAGVTQTWDEYTEKTAAIFAPMGVKVVGIHSVADPLAAIENAEVVIVGGGNTFQLLKESRERGLLAPIVDVVKRGALYIGWSAGSNLACQTIRTTNDMPIVDPKGFDALGLFPLQINPHFTNALPEGHKGETREQRIRELLVVAPELTVIGLPEGNWIKVSKGQAVLGGPNTTYIFKAGEDAVAVEAGHCF, from the coding sequence ATGGAACTGCTTTTATTGAGTAACTCGACGCTGCCAGGTAAAGGCTGGATGGAACACGCGCTGCCGCTGATTGCGGAACAGCTGAATGGTCGCCGCTCAGCGGTATTTATTCCGTTCGCGGGCGTGACCCAGACCTGGGATGAGTACACGGAAAAAACAGCAGCGATCTTCGCCCCCATGGGCGTCAAGGTGGTGGGCATTCACAGCGTCGCCGATCCGCTGGCGGCAATTGAAAATGCGGAAGTGGTGATCGTCGGCGGGGGGAATACCTTCCAGTTGCTGAAAGAGAGTCGCGAACGCGGGTTGCTGGCGCCGATTGTTGACGTGGTTAAACGCGGGGCGCTGTACATCGGCTGGAGTGCGGGATCGAACCTCGCCTGTCAGACCATCCGCACCACCAACGACATGCCGATTGTCGATCCGAAAGGTTTTGATGCGCTGGGCCTGTTCCCGCTGCAGATTAACCCACATTTCACCAACGCGCTGCCGGAAGGCCATAAAGGCGAAACGCGTGAACAGCGTATTCGCGAGCTGCTGGTTGTCGCGCCAGAGCTGACGGTGATCGGTCTGCCGGAAGGGAACTGGATTAAAGTGAGCAAAGGTCAGGCGGTACTTGGCGGCCCGAACACCACGTATATTTTTAAAGCAGGTGAAGACGCGGTTGCCGTTGAGGCGGGTCACTGCTTTTAA
- a CDS encoding Na/Pi cotransporter family protein translates to MLTLLHLLSAVALLVWGTHIVRTGVMRVFGARLRTVLSRSVEKKPLAFCAGIGVTALVQSSNATTMLVTSFVAQDLVALTPALVIVLGADVGTALMARILTFDLSWLSPLLIFIGVIFFLGRKQSRAGQLGRVGIGLGLILLALELIVQAVTPMTQANGVQVIFASLTGDIMLDALIGAMFAIISYSSLAAVLLTATLTAAGIISFPVALCLVIGANLGSGLLAMLNNSAANAAARRVALGSLLFKLVGSLIILPFVHPLANLMDQLPLQKSELVIYFHVFYNLVRCLAMIPFAEPMARFCKRIIRDEPELDAHLKPKHLDVSALDTPTLALANAAREALRIGDAMEQMMEGLKKVMHGEPREEKELRKIADDINVLYTAIKLYLARMPKEELAEEESRRWAEIIEMSLNLEQASDIVERMGSEIADKSLAARRAFSIEGLKELDALFDQLLSNLQLAMSVFFSGDVTSARRLRRSKHRFRILNRRYSHAHVDRLHQQNVQSIETSSLHLGLLGDMQRLNSLFCSVAYSVLEQPDEDDERDDY, encoded by the coding sequence GTGCTAACTTTGCTCCACCTGCTTTCTGCTGTCGCCCTGCTGGTCTGGGGTACCCATATCGTGCGTACTGGCGTGATGCGTGTGTTCGGCGCTCGCCTGCGTACCGTGCTTAGCCGTAGCGTCGAAAAGAAACCACTCGCCTTCTGCGCGGGAATTGGCGTCACTGCGCTGGTGCAAAGCAGTAACGCCACCACCATGCTGGTGACCTCGTTTGTTGCCCAGGATCTTGTCGCGCTGACACCTGCGCTGGTGATTGTGCTTGGCGCAGACGTGGGGACCGCGCTGATGGCGCGTATCCTCACCTTCGATTTATCGTGGCTCTCGCCACTGCTGATTTTTATCGGCGTGATCTTCTTCCTTGGCCGTAAACAGTCACGCGCCGGACAACTGGGGCGCGTGGGGATCGGCCTTGGCCTGATCCTGCTGGCGCTGGAGCTGATTGTCCAGGCCGTCACCCCCATGACGCAGGCTAACGGCGTGCAGGTGATTTTTGCTTCGCTGACCGGCGATATTATGCTGGATGCGTTAATTGGCGCGATGTTCGCGATCATCAGTTATTCCAGCCTGGCGGCGGTACTGTTAACGGCCACTCTGACAGCGGCGGGGATCATCTCCTTCCCGGTGGCATTGTGTCTGGTGATTGGCGCCAACCTCGGTTCCGGCCTGCTGGCAATGCTCAACAACAGCGCGGCCAATGCCGCGGCTCGCCGCGTGGCACTCGGCAGCCTGCTGTTCAAGCTGGTGGGCAGCCTGATTATTCTGCCGTTTGTCCATCCGCTGGCAAACCTGATGGATCAACTGCCGCTGCAGAAATCCGAGCTGGTGATCTATTTCCACGTCTTCTACAACCTGGTGCGCTGCCTGGCAATGATTCCCTTTGCCGAGCCGATGGCGCGCTTCTGTAAGCGCATCATCCGCGACGAGCCGGAGCTGGATGCACATCTCAAGCCGAAGCATCTGGACGTCAGCGCGCTGGATACGCCAACCCTTGCGCTGGCCAATGCCGCCCGCGAAGCGCTACGCATCGGCGATGCGATGGAACAGATGATGGAAGGGCTGAAGAAGGTAATGCACGGCGAGCCGCGTGAAGAGAAAGAGCTGCGCAAAATAGCGGATGACATCAACGTGCTCTACACCGCCATCAAACTCTATCTGGCGCGGATGCCGAAAGAGGAACTGGCGGAAGAGGAGTCGCGCCGCTGGGCGGAGATCATCGAAATGTCGCTCAACCTTGAACAGGCGTCGGATATTGTGGAGCGCATGGGGAGCGAGATTGCTGACAAGTCGCTGGCGGCGCGGCGGGCGTTTTCGATTGAGGGGTTAAAAGAGCTGGATGCGCTCTTCGACCAACTGCTCAGCAATCTGCAACTGGCGATGTCGGTGTTCTTCTCCGGCGACGTGACCAGCGCCCGTCGGTTGCGTCGCAGCAAACATCGTTTCCGGATCCTGAATCGTCGTTACTCGCATGCGCACGTTGATCGTCTGCATCAGCAGAACGTACAAAGTATCGAGACCAGTTCCCTGCATCTGGGGTTACTGGGCGATATGCAGCGTCTGAACTCGTTGTTCTGTTCCGTGGCTTACAGCGTGCTGGAACAGCCGGACGAAGACGACGAGCGGGATGATTATTAA
- a CDS encoding mannose/fructose/sorbose PTS transporter subunit IIA, translating into MVNAIFCAHGKLACAMLESVQMVYGDANVEAVAFVPGENASDIVTKLEKLVSAHTDSEWLIAVDLQCGSPWNAAATLAMRNPAIRVISGLSLPLALELVDNQSSMNVDELCEHLTTIAQQTCVVWQHLETTEEDF; encoded by the coding sequence ATGGTCAATGCAATCTTCTGTGCTCACGGCAAACTGGCCTGCGCCATGCTGGAATCGGTGCAAATGGTCTACGGTGACGCCAACGTTGAGGCCGTCGCGTTTGTCCCCGGCGAGAACGCCAGCGACATCGTCACAAAGCTGGAAAAGTTGGTGAGTGCTCACACTGATAGTGAATGGCTGATTGCCGTCGATTTACAGTGCGGCAGTCCGTGGAACGCCGCGGCAACGCTGGCGATGCGCAATCCGGCCATCCGGGTGATCAGCGGGCTTTCCCTGCCGCTGGCGCTGGAACTGGTAGATAACCAGAGCAGTATGAATGTGGATGAACTGTGCGAACACCTGACGACCATTGCACAACAAACCTGCGTGGTCTGGCAGCATCTGGAAACGACCGAAGAGGATTTCTGA
- the sorE gene encoding L-sorbose 1-phosphate reductase: MLTTALRLYGKRDLRLETFELPEMQDDEILATVVTDSLCLSSWKEANLGEDHKKVPDDVATHPIIIGHEFCGDIVAVGKKWQHKFQPGQRYVIQANLQLADRPDCPGYSFPWVGGEATHVVIPNVVMEQDCLLAYEGETYFEGSLVEPLSCVIGAFNANYHLQEGTYNHNMGIRPQGRTLILGGTGPMGLLAIDYALHGPINPALLVVTDTNHDKLSYARKHYPSEAQTLIHYLHAQDAAYDTLMALTGGHGFDDIFVFVPNEQLVTLASSLLAPDGCMNFFAGPQDKQFSAPINFYDVHYAFTHYVGTSGGNTDDMRAAVKLIEEKKVQAAKVVTHILGLNAAGETTLELPKVGGGKKLVYTGKALPLTALSQIDDPALCAILERHHGIWSKEAEQYLLSHAEEI; encoded by the coding sequence ATGTTAACGACAGCTCTGCGCCTTTATGGCAAACGCGATCTGCGCCTGGAAACGTTTGAACTTCCGGAGATGCAGGACGATGAAATTCTGGCAACCGTGGTCACCGACAGCCTGTGCCTCTCCTCCTGGAAAGAGGCCAACCTGGGAGAGGATCATAAAAAGGTGCCTGACGATGTGGCGACCCACCCGATCATCATCGGCCACGAGTTCTGCGGCGATATTGTCGCCGTCGGGAAAAAGTGGCAGCACAAATTTCAGCCCGGCCAGCGCTATGTGATTCAGGCGAATCTGCAACTGGCGGATCGCCCGGATTGTCCCGGCTACTCCTTCCCGTGGGTGGGCGGCGAAGCCACACACGTCGTGATCCCCAATGTGGTGATGGAGCAGGACTGCCTGCTGGCTTACGAAGGCGAAACGTACTTTGAAGGATCGCTGGTCGAGCCGCTCTCCTGCGTGATCGGCGCGTTCAACGCCAACTATCACCTGCAAGAAGGCACCTATAACCACAACATGGGGATTCGCCCGCAGGGTCGTACGCTGATCCTCGGCGGGACGGGGCCAATGGGGCTGCTGGCGATCGACTACGCGCTGCATGGCCCGATCAACCCGGCGCTACTGGTGGTGACCGATACCAACCACGACAAGCTGAGCTATGCCCGTAAACACTATCCTTCTGAAGCGCAAACGTTGATCCACTACCTGCACGCACAGGATGCTGCGTACGACACGTTGATGGCGCTGACCGGTGGTCACGGTTTTGATGATATTTTTGTCTTTGTGCCGAACGAACAGCTGGTCACCCTGGCCTCTTCCCTGCTCGCCCCCGACGGTTGCATGAACTTCTTTGCCGGCCCGCAGGACAAGCAGTTCAGCGCCCCGATCAACTTCTACGACGTGCATTACGCCTTCACTCACTACGTGGGCACTTCGGGCGGGAATACTGACGATATGCGCGCGGCGGTCAAACTGATTGAAGAGAAGAAAGTGCAGGCGGCCAAAGTGGTCACTCACATTCTTGGCCTGAATGCCGCAGGAGAAACCACGCTGGAGCTGCCGAAAGTGGGAGGTGGTAAAAAGCTGGTCTATACCGGGAAAGCGTTACCGCTAACCGCTCTCAGCCAGATTGACGATCCCGCGCTGTGCGCTATTCTGGAACGCCATCACGGGATTTGGTCTAAGGAAGCCGAACAGTATTTACTGTCGCATGCCGAGGAGATTTAA